From the genome of Danaus plexippus chromosome 30, MEX_DaPlex, whole genome shotgun sequence, one region includes:
- the LOC116776459 gene encoding NADH dehydrogenase [ubiquinone] 1 alpha subcomplex assembly factor 3 produces MIKNKLLPLVTLNRRYLSLSNSLQHKAAYEGEGKTTVRVINQETDLGLMIDSYGTYGFRLNNGITVLGPIAIFSRTILSWQVGSSRDINVDSLKFFKLLEPKIDLLVLGLETDDRNVMQTVFKATRELKLNVELQTVEHACSTFNFLNSEGRSVAGALIPPLHLDVNENDMLHSKLHYENLYNKEIK; encoded by the exons CAACAGTTTGCAACATAAAGCCGCATACGAGGGTGAAGGTAAAACTACAGTTCGTGTTATAAACCAGGAAACAGATTTGGGATTAATGATTGATTCCTATGGAACT tATGGATTTAGATTAAATAACGGTATCACAGTACTTGGACCAATTGCTATATTTTCTAg AACAATCTTATCATGGCAGGTTGGATCGTCAAGGGACATAAATGTGGATTCGCTGAAATTCTTTAAACTTTTGGAGCCCAAAATAGATTTGCTT GTGCTAGGTCTCGAGACTGATGACAGGAATGTGATGCAAACCGTGTTTAAAGCGACTCGCGAATTGAAATTGAATGTTGAGTTACAGACGGTAGAGCATGCATGCtctacatttaattttcttaattctgAAGGAAG GTCAGTGGCCGGAGCCTTAATACCGCCGTTACATCTGGATGTGAACGAAAACGACATGCTGCACTCGAAGCTGCATTACGAGAATCtatataacaaagaaattaaatag
- the LOC116776503 gene encoding sorting and assembly machinery component 50 homolog A isoform X2 — protein MFDLDEANTMDPISKPSIKLNGVRARVDRVHVDGLSRTKDDIIRSTVDDLFYATDFEDVILRAHKVRRALDSMGCFKDIGVYIDVSSGPGATPEGLEVTFQVKELSRVLGGVNTTVSENEGNLVIGVKLPNVFGRGERAAAEYSVGHRSSSNFNMSATKPYPHAPLTPVVTASVYQQNHEYPWSGYKLLDRGILLDVAFRTSPATKHNLQWEGVVRDTSVLGKTTSFKVRESSGPQVKSVLRHIVSVDHRDESVFPTRGTWAQFTSELAGLGGGVANIRTELQAQGNKEIYPGVVFQLSGALGVLHDVYGTDIPEHFYLGGPSTIRGFGQRGVGPHVENHSLGGTVYWASGVHLYTPLPFQPGKGGLGELFRSHFFINGGCLAHPEESGLAILDALTEARLACGAGVALRLGGVARVELNYCVPLKARQGDVTAQGIQFGIAAHFL, from the exons ATGTTTGATTTGGACGAGGCGAACACGATGGATCCTATATCGAAAccatcaattaaattaaacggaGTCAGG GCAAGAGTGGACAGAGTTCATGTGGATGGCCTGAGTCGGACTAAAGACGACATTATCAGAAGCACCGTTGACGACCTGTTCTATGCTACCGACTTCGAAGATGTCATACTACGAGCTCATAAA GTTCGTAGGGCTTTGGACTCTATGGGCTGCTTCAAGGACATTGGAGTTTATATAGATGTGTCCAGTGGACCGGGAGCCACGCCTGAAGGGCTAGAG GTGACATTTCAAGTTAAGGAGCTGTCCCGCGTGCTGGGCGGCGTGAACACGACGGTTAGCGAAAACGAGGGGAATCTCGTAATAG gTGTGAAGCTGCCCAACGTGTTCGGTCGCGGGGAGCGCGCCGCTGCCGAGTACAGCGTGGGTCACAGGAGCTCCTCCAACTTCAACATGTCCGCTACGAAGCCCTACCCTCACGCACCTCTCACACCGGT GGTGACAGCGTCTGTATACCAACAGAACCACGAGTATCCGTGGTCCGGATACAAGTTGCTGGATCGAGGGATCCTTCTAGATGTAGCTTTCAGGACATCTCCCGCT ACGAAACACAACCTCCAGTGGGAGGGGGTGGTGAGGGACACTTCCGTTCTTGGGAAAACTACCAGCTTTAAAGTCAGGGAGAGCAGCG GTCCCCAGGTGAAGTCCGTGCTCCGTCACATAGTGAGCGTGGATCACCGTGACGAGAGCGTGTTCCCTACACGCGGCACCTGGGCGCAGTTCACTAGCGAGCTGGCCGGGCTGGGGGGTGGAGTAGCCAACATCAGGACAGAGCTACAGGCGCAGGGGAATAAGGAGATATATCCTGGAGTT GTGTTCCAATTGAGTGGGGCCCTAGGGGTGCTCCACGACGTGTACGGGACCGACATCCCTGAGCACTTCTACCTCGGAGGCCCTTCGACCATCCGGGGCTTCGGTCAACGGGGCGTGGGCCCTCACGTTGAGAACCACTCCTTAGGGGGAACC GTTTATTGGGCGTCTGGGGTCCATCTATACACCCCCCTCCCCTTCCAACCCGGCAAGGGGGGGCTTGGTGAATTGTTCAGATCACATTTCTTCATCAACGGTGGATGTTTGGCTCATCCCG AAGAATCTGGTCTGGCTATATTGGATGCCCTGACGGAGGCTCGGCTGGCGTGCGGAGCGGGGGTCGCCCTACGACTCGGAGGAGTAGCGAGGGTCGAACTGAACTACTGCGTGCCCTTGAAAGCTCGCCAGGGTGACGTCACCGCTCAAGGGATACAGTTTGGGATAGCAGCTCACTTCCTATAG
- the LOC116776503 gene encoding sorting and assembly machinery component 50 homolog A isoform X1: MGTVHAKADNSQVEGGMFDLDEANTMDPISKPSIKLNGVRARVDRVHVDGLSRTKDDIIRSTVDDLFYATDFEDVILRAHKVRRALDSMGCFKDIGVYIDVSSGPGATPEGLEVTFQVKELSRVLGGVNTTVSENEGNLVIGVKLPNVFGRGERAAAEYSVGHRSSSNFNMSATKPYPHAPLTPVVTASVYQQNHEYPWSGYKLLDRGILLDVAFRTSPATKHNLQWEGVVRDTSVLGKTTSFKVRESSGPQVKSVLRHIVSVDHRDESVFPTRGTWAQFTSELAGLGGGVANIRTELQAQGNKEIYPGVVFQLSGALGVLHDVYGTDIPEHFYLGGPSTIRGFGQRGVGPHVENHSLGGTVYWASGVHLYTPLPFQPGKGGLGELFRSHFFINGGCLAHPEESGLAILDALTEARLACGAGVALRLGGVARVELNYCVPLKARQGDVTAQGIQFGIAAHFL, translated from the exons ATGGGCACTGTACATGCTAag gCAGATAACAGTCAGGTGGAAGGGGGTATGTTTGATTTGGACGAGGCGAACACGATGGATCCTATATCGAAAccatcaattaaattaaacggaGTCAGG GCAAGAGTGGACAGAGTTCATGTGGATGGCCTGAGTCGGACTAAAGACGACATTATCAGAAGCACCGTTGACGACCTGTTCTATGCTACCGACTTCGAAGATGTCATACTACGAGCTCATAAA GTTCGTAGGGCTTTGGACTCTATGGGCTGCTTCAAGGACATTGGAGTTTATATAGATGTGTCCAGTGGACCGGGAGCCACGCCTGAAGGGCTAGAG GTGACATTTCAAGTTAAGGAGCTGTCCCGCGTGCTGGGCGGCGTGAACACGACGGTTAGCGAAAACGAGGGGAATCTCGTAATAG gTGTGAAGCTGCCCAACGTGTTCGGTCGCGGGGAGCGCGCCGCTGCCGAGTACAGCGTGGGTCACAGGAGCTCCTCCAACTTCAACATGTCCGCTACGAAGCCCTACCCTCACGCACCTCTCACACCGGT GGTGACAGCGTCTGTATACCAACAGAACCACGAGTATCCGTGGTCCGGATACAAGTTGCTGGATCGAGGGATCCTTCTAGATGTAGCTTTCAGGACATCTCCCGCT ACGAAACACAACCTCCAGTGGGAGGGGGTGGTGAGGGACACTTCCGTTCTTGGGAAAACTACCAGCTTTAAAGTCAGGGAGAGCAGCG GTCCCCAGGTGAAGTCCGTGCTCCGTCACATAGTGAGCGTGGATCACCGTGACGAGAGCGTGTTCCCTACACGCGGCACCTGGGCGCAGTTCACTAGCGAGCTGGCCGGGCTGGGGGGTGGAGTAGCCAACATCAGGACAGAGCTACAGGCGCAGGGGAATAAGGAGATATATCCTGGAGTT GTGTTCCAATTGAGTGGGGCCCTAGGGGTGCTCCACGACGTGTACGGGACCGACATCCCTGAGCACTTCTACCTCGGAGGCCCTTCGACCATCCGGGGCTTCGGTCAACGGGGCGTGGGCCCTCACGTTGAGAACCACTCCTTAGGGGGAACC GTTTATTGGGCGTCTGGGGTCCATCTATACACCCCCCTCCCCTTCCAACCCGGCAAGGGGGGGCTTGGTGAATTGTTCAGATCACATTTCTTCATCAACGGTGGATGTTTGGCTCATCCCG AAGAATCTGGTCTGGCTATATTGGATGCCCTGACGGAGGCTCGGCTGGCGTGCGGAGCGGGGGTCGCCCTACGACTCGGAGGAGTAGCGAGGGTCGAACTGAACTACTGCGTGCCCTTGAAAGCTCGCCAGGGTGACGTCACCGCTCAAGGGATACAGTTTGGGATAGCAGCTCACTTCCTATAG